In one Parus major isolate Abel chromosome 13, Parus_major1.1, whole genome shotgun sequence genomic region, the following are encoded:
- the CNOT6 gene encoding CCR4-NOT transcription complex subunit 6 isoform X1, producing the protein MPKEKYDPPDPRRMYTIMSSEEAANGKKSHWAELEISGKVRSLSSSLWTLTHLTALHLSDNSLSRIPSDIAKLHNLVYLDLSSNKIRSLPAELGNMVSLRELHLNNNLLRVLPFELGKLFQLQTLGLKGNPLTQDILNLYQEPDGTRRLLNYLLDNLAGTAKRISTEQPPPRSWIMLQEPDRTRPTALFSVMCYNVLCDKYATRQLYGYCPSWALNWEYRKKAIMQEILSCNADIISLQEVETEQYYSFFLVELKERGYNGFFSPKSRARTMSEQERKHVDGCAIFFKTEKFTLVQKHTVEFNQLAMANSEGSEAMLNRVMTKDNIGVAVLLELRKELIEMSSGKPHLGMEKQLVLVANAHMHWDPDYSDVKLVQTMMFLSEVKNIIDKASRSLKPGVSGELGTIPLVLCADLNSLPDSGVVEYLSTGGVETNHKDFKELRYNESLTNFSCNGKNGTTNGRITHGFKLKSAYENGLMPYTNYTFDFKGIIDYIFYSKPQLNILGILGPLDHHWLIENNISGCPHPLIPSDHFSLFAQLELLLPFLPPVNGIHLPGRR; encoded by the exons ATGCCCAAGGAAAAGTACGATCCACCTGATCCACGGAGGATGTACACAATTATGTCCTCAGAGGAAGCAGCCAATGGAAAGAAATCACACTGGGCAGAGTTGGAAATAAGTG GGAAAGTGAGAAGCTTAAGTTCATCATTGTGGACACTGACCCATTTGACAGCTTTGCATCTCAGTGACAATTCCTTATCCCGTATTCCTTCAGACATTGCCAAGCTTCACAATCTGGTATATCTGGACTTGTCCTCTAATAAAATTCGCAGTTTACCAGCAGAGCTCGGAAACATGGTGTCACTCAG GGAACTACATTTAAATAACAACCTGTTACGAGTTTTACCTTTTGAGCTGGGAAAACTGTTCCAGTTACAGACTTTGGGTCTGAAAG GAAACCCACTTACGCAGGATATTCTGAACCTGTATCAGGAACCAGATGGGACACGACGGCTACTGAACTATTTGCTTGATAATTTGGCAGGTACTGCAAAAAGAA TTTCGACAGAACAGCCACCTCCAAGATCCTGGATTATGTTGCAAGAACCAGACCGTACAAGACCAACAG CCTTGTTCTCTGTCATGTGCTACAACGTCCTCTGTGACAAATACGCCACTCGGCAGCTGTATGGCTATTGTCCATCCTGGGCCTTGAACTgggaatacagaaaaaaagccattatgCAGGAAATACTGAGCTGCAATGCTGACATCATAAGTCTGCAG GAGGTTGAAACAGAGCAGTACTACAGTTTTTTCCTGGTAGAATTGAAAGAACGTGGCTATAATGGATTCTTCAGTCCAAAATCTAGAGCTAGGACAATgtcagaacaggaaagaaaacatgttgATGGTTgtgcaatatttttcaaaacagaaaa atttacTTTGGTTCAAAAGCATACTGTTGAGTTCAATCAACTAGCAATGGCAAACTCAGAAGGTTCAGAGGCTATGCTGAACAGAGTTATGACAAAAGATAACATTGGAGTTGCTGTTCTGTTAGAACTTCGAAAGGAATTGATAGAAATGTCAT ctGGAAAGCCACATCTTGGGATGGAAAAGCAGCTAGTTCTTGTAGCTAATGCACATATGCATTGGGACCCAGATTATTCTGATGTGAAGCTGGTTCAGACTATGATGTTCCTGTCCGAGGTAAAGAACATTATTGATAAAGCCTCTCGTAGTCTCAAACCTGGTGTTTCGGGAGAACTTGGAACCATTCCACTTGTACTGTGTGCAGATCTCAATTCTCTACCAGACTCTG GTGTTGTTGAGTACTTGAGCACTGGTGGAGTGGAAACAAACCACAAAGATTTTAAGGAACTGAGATACAATGAAAGTCTTACTAACTTCAGCTGTAATGGAAAAAATGGGACAACAAATGGAAGAATTACACACGGTTTCAAGTTGAAGAGTGCCTATGAGAATGGTCTAATGCCTTATACAAATTACACATTTGACTTCAAG GGTATTATTGATTACATCTTCTACTCTAAACCTCAGCTAAACATACTTGGCATTCTTGGACCTTTGGATCATCATTGGTTAATAGAGAACAATATAAGTGGTTGTCCACATCCACTCATCCCTTCTGACCACTTCTCACTTTTTGCACAACTGGAGCTTTTGCTGCCTTTCCTGCCTCCTGTAAATGGAATCCATCTCCCTGGCAGGAGGTAG
- the LOC107210825 gene encoding uncharacterized protein LOC107210825, giving the protein MAPRIRLSLSKPLPTIRETHEEAMEDPSSNPKRAGSAAASPDSYSSDDYIQSICHLARPTFPALLESRHKGQDRKTLKTLEDVPGSPLLVGTQQERSKCKLTNFISNVVPLGKVPPAETDFWSREDPLEQIYTNTGNLCSSKASCYGESASAGYSQCNSSAPNSGLHPTDLEEKNTGKTSFPRVFNFPRLPSPRPVQKEAVCSELRYLRKDEGTVLGNNHSQKEDGPMFISTEGLLAPSARGKVVGNPALPFSVRRQNLFNTAGRDEKEGRETSHWDKNVMGDVPTKQRYFESFQVPKKATIHNWISEHRCIWKEAKIKACLLPAIAEV; this is encoded by the coding sequence ATGGCACCCCGGATCAGACTGAGCCTCTCAAAGCCTCTCCCAACCATACGGGAAACCCACGAGGAGGCGATGGAGGATCCAAGCAGCAACCCAAAGCgtgctggaagtgctgcagccagcccagacTCGTACTCCAGCGATGACTACATCCAATCCATCTGCCACCTTGCCAGACCCACCTTCCCAGCCCTTCTGGAAAGCAGACATAAGGGTCAGGACAGAAAGACCCTGAAGACCCTTGAAGATGTGCCAGGTTCTCCACTGCttgtggggacacagcaggaaaggTCAAAATGTAAATTGACCAATTTCATCTCAAATGTGGTGCCACTGGGAAAAGTCCCACCTGCAGAAACCGACTTTTGGTCCAGAGAGGACCCTCTGGAGCAAATTTACACCAATACAGGAAATCTTTGCTCCTCCAAGGCTTCTTGCTATGGTGAAAGTGCCAGTGCTGGTTACTCACAGTGCAACTCTTCTGCCCCAAATTCTGGCCTTCATCCCACAgacctggaagaaaaaaacacaggaaaaaccaGTTTTCCACGAGTGTTCAATTTTCCAAGGCTTCCCTCCCCAAGACCAGTTCAGAAAGAAGCAGTATGCTCAGAGCTGAGGTATCTCAGAAAGGATGAGGGAACAGTTTTAGGGAATAATCACAGTCAGAAAGAAGATGGCCCCATGTTCATTAGCACTGAAGGGCTATTGGCACCCTCAGCTAGAGGGAAGGTGGTAGgaaacccagccctgcccttctctgTAAGAAGGCAGAATTTGTTCAATACAGCAggcagagatgaaaaagaaggaagagaaacttCTCACTGGGACAAAAATGTCATGGGTGATGTTCCCACTAAGCAGAGATACTTCGAGTCTTTCCAGGTACCTAAAAAAGCCACCATCCATAACTGGATTTCAGAGCACAGATGCATCTGGAAAGAAGCAAAGATAAAAGCTTGTTTGCTCCCAGCCATTGCTGAAGTGTGA
- the CNOT6 gene encoding CCR4-NOT transcription complex subunit 6 isoform X2: MPKEKYDPPDPRRMYTIMSSEEAANGKKSHWAELEISGKVRSLSSSLWTLTHLTALHLSDNSLSRIPSDIAKLHNLVYLDLSSNKIRSLPAELGNMVSLRELHLNNNLLRVLPFELGKLFQLQTLGLKGNPLTQDILNLYQEPDGTRRLLNYLLDNLAVSTEQPPPRSWIMLQEPDRTRPTALFSVMCYNVLCDKYATRQLYGYCPSWALNWEYRKKAIMQEILSCNADIISLQEVETEQYYSFFLVELKERGYNGFFSPKSRARTMSEQERKHVDGCAIFFKTEKFTLVQKHTVEFNQLAMANSEGSEAMLNRVMTKDNIGVAVLLELRKELIEMSSGKPHLGMEKQLVLVANAHMHWDPDYSDVKLVQTMMFLSEVKNIIDKASRSLKPGVSGELGTIPLVLCADLNSLPDSGVVEYLSTGGVETNHKDFKELRYNESLTNFSCNGKNGTTNGRITHGFKLKSAYENGLMPYTNYTFDFKGIIDYIFYSKPQLNILGILGPLDHHWLIENNISGCPHPLIPSDHFSLFAQLELLLPFLPPVNGIHLPGRR; this comes from the exons ATGCCCAAGGAAAAGTACGATCCACCTGATCCACGGAGGATGTACACAATTATGTCCTCAGAGGAAGCAGCCAATGGAAAGAAATCACACTGGGCAGAGTTGGAAATAAGTG GGAAAGTGAGAAGCTTAAGTTCATCATTGTGGACACTGACCCATTTGACAGCTTTGCATCTCAGTGACAATTCCTTATCCCGTATTCCTTCAGACATTGCCAAGCTTCACAATCTGGTATATCTGGACTTGTCCTCTAATAAAATTCGCAGTTTACCAGCAGAGCTCGGAAACATGGTGTCACTCAG GGAACTACATTTAAATAACAACCTGTTACGAGTTTTACCTTTTGAGCTGGGAAAACTGTTCCAGTTACAGACTTTGGGTCTGAAAG GAAACCCACTTACGCAGGATATTCTGAACCTGTATCAGGAACCAGATGGGACACGACGGCTACTGAACTATTTGCTTGATAATTTGGCAG TTTCGACAGAACAGCCACCTCCAAGATCCTGGATTATGTTGCAAGAACCAGACCGTACAAGACCAACAG CCTTGTTCTCTGTCATGTGCTACAACGTCCTCTGTGACAAATACGCCACTCGGCAGCTGTATGGCTATTGTCCATCCTGGGCCTTGAACTgggaatacagaaaaaaagccattatgCAGGAAATACTGAGCTGCAATGCTGACATCATAAGTCTGCAG GAGGTTGAAACAGAGCAGTACTACAGTTTTTTCCTGGTAGAATTGAAAGAACGTGGCTATAATGGATTCTTCAGTCCAAAATCTAGAGCTAGGACAATgtcagaacaggaaagaaaacatgttgATGGTTgtgcaatatttttcaaaacagaaaa atttacTTTGGTTCAAAAGCATACTGTTGAGTTCAATCAACTAGCAATGGCAAACTCAGAAGGTTCAGAGGCTATGCTGAACAGAGTTATGACAAAAGATAACATTGGAGTTGCTGTTCTGTTAGAACTTCGAAAGGAATTGATAGAAATGTCAT ctGGAAAGCCACATCTTGGGATGGAAAAGCAGCTAGTTCTTGTAGCTAATGCACATATGCATTGGGACCCAGATTATTCTGATGTGAAGCTGGTTCAGACTATGATGTTCCTGTCCGAGGTAAAGAACATTATTGATAAAGCCTCTCGTAGTCTCAAACCTGGTGTTTCGGGAGAACTTGGAACCATTCCACTTGTACTGTGTGCAGATCTCAATTCTCTACCAGACTCTG GTGTTGTTGAGTACTTGAGCACTGGTGGAGTGGAAACAAACCACAAAGATTTTAAGGAACTGAGATACAATGAAAGTCTTACTAACTTCAGCTGTAATGGAAAAAATGGGACAACAAATGGAAGAATTACACACGGTTTCAAGTTGAAGAGTGCCTATGAGAATGGTCTAATGCCTTATACAAATTACACATTTGACTTCAAG GGTATTATTGATTACATCTTCTACTCTAAACCTCAGCTAAACATACTTGGCATTCTTGGACCTTTGGATCATCATTGGTTAATAGAGAACAATATAAGTGGTTGTCCACATCCACTCATCCCTTCTGACCACTTCTCACTTTTTGCACAACTGGAGCTTTTGCTGCCTTTCCTGCCTCCTGTAAATGGAATCCATCTCCCTGGCAGGAGGTAG